TACCACTAAAAAAGGAGAAGAAGGAAAAATGAAAGTAAGTTTTAGTACTTACACAGGTATTCAAAATATTACTTCGGGAACTCCTTTAATGAATACTACTCAGCAATTGTACGAAAATCAAAAAGCAAGTGAAGCAAAAGGAATTGACTCTCCAATTTTACGTTTTAATTCACAAGGTTTAGACAATAATTCTGATTTTGTGGGAGATGTTCAGAATAATAATGCGGTAATGAGTAACTACAATTTAAATGTTTCTGGAGGTACTAAGTATTTAACATTGAGTTTAAACACAAACTACTTTACCCAAGATGGAGTATTAATCAATTCAGGATTTAACAGATTGTCTAACCGAATTACAGGGGAGTATAAAAAAGGAAAATTCAAAGCTTTTGCAACCATTGGTTTTAGACAAGATAATAAGGAGACAGAACCATGGGGATTGTATGAGTATGCAATTGCACAAGGGCCATACCAAGCTAGTCTTAGTTCTTTAGAGTCAAGAGGAGATAACGCTGTTCAGATACCTGTACAAAATGCAATACAATATAGTTATTTGTCTCAATTATTACAGAATGAGAACAAAACAAAAACAACAGCAACAAATATTGCAGTTAACTTAGAGTACGAAATTTTAAAGGGATTAAAGTATAAAATAAACTTAGGTAGTAACAATTCTAACTATGTAAATACATTTTACAAACCTCAATATATTGTATACGATTTAACTGGGAATATCAACCCAGGAGCTTCTCGTCCAAATGCATTTTTAAATGAGAATTACAACTGGCAAGAAAGACAGACAGTAGAGAATATTTTAAACTATAGTAGAAGCTTTGGAAAGAACAACTTTAATTTATTAGGAGTAATTTCTTATGAAAAGTATGACTATAAGCAAGTAGGAGTTGGAGTGATGTATAGTGCCGATGCAAACAGCGCCTTACAAACCTTAGGTTCTGGATCAGAGTCTATCGCGCCAAGTAGTACTAATAATACGTCTACACTTACAGGTAAATTAGTAAGGTTTCAATATAACTACGATAGTAAATATTTGTTTTCTGCAAGTGTAAGAAGAGATGGATCTTCTAAATTTTCTCCAAAAAACAGATATGGTACTTTTCCGGCTGTTTCTTTAGGATGGAATATTGATAAAGAAGATTTTATGAGTAACATAAAATCTATTTCAGGACTTAAATTAAGAGCGAGTTGGGCTGAGGTAGGAAACCAGAACATTGGGAACTACGCTTTTACTCCAACAATTGAAACAGGTGTAAATTATGTATTTAATACTGGAGCGAGTGAAGAATTAAACAATGGATTCATTCAAAGAAGGTATGTAGATCCAAATATTAAATGGGAAACTACTATTTCTAAAAACATAGGTTTGGATTTAGGAATGTTTAAAAATCGTTTAAATGTGAATTTAGACCTTTATGAAAACGACAAAAAAGACATGTTGTTACAAGAAAGGTTAACTCCTTCTTCTGGAACATACCAACCAAGAGCCGATGGAGTATACGATGTACGTGTTACAAATGCAGGAAGTATGAGCAACAAAGGTGTAGAGCTAGGTGTACAGTATAGAGATGAAACAAACTATGGTTTAAAGTATACCTTAAATGGAACATTTACTAAGAACGTAAACACGGTTACAGACTTAAATGGTGTAGATAGAGGATACGCAAACGGAAGACCAGTACTTTCTAGAGGAACAAATGTTGATTACACTACTTATTTAGCAGAAGGATATAGAGCTGGATCTTTCTTTTTAGTTCAACACGATGGAATTATTAAAACACAAGATCAGTTAACAGCATATCAAGCAATTGATAATAGTGCTCAGTTAGGAGATATGATGTACAAAGATGTAAATGGAGATAATAAAATTGATGATAATGACCGTGTGTATTCAGGTTCAGGACAAGCAAAGTTTAATGTTGGTTTTAACATCAATTTAGATTATAGAAATTTCGATTTTACAGCTCAAACATACTTTTCTTATGGAGCTAAAGTATATAATGGATCTAAGTTGTATGCGTATCAAGCAGGTAGACATTTAGACTTATACAATATGTGGACACCTCAAAATCCAACTTCAGATGTGCCAACCGATAGACAAAATGCTTTTGCTAATAGTATCAGAGCAAGATCAGATTACTTTTTAGAAGATGGAACTTATTTCAGAATTAGAAACTTAACATTAGGATATACAGTTCCTAAGACTAAAGAAAGAGCTAAAATTGAAAAGGCTAGAGTTTATTTAACAGCTGTGAACCCTTTTACATTTACAAAATACAAAGGATATAACCCTGATATTGGAGGAGATGGAATCTTTACTCGTGGTGTAGATGTAGGAAACTATCCGTTTACAAGACAATTTATGTTAGGTCTACAATTAGACTTCTAATAATCAAAAATTATAAGATCATGAAATATATAAAAAACATAATACTACTAACCTCAACATTACTATTTGTAGGGTGTGATGAAAGTAGTTTTTTAGAAGAAATAAACCCAAATGCCACAACTTCGGCAATATTTTGGGAAACAGAAAGTCAATTCAATACAGGGTTAACAACCGTTTATGGAGCGCTACAGTTTCAAAGTGTTAGTGGATCTGGAATGCAATATGAAATGGTAAGGGCAGACATAGCTGGTACAGAATCTTGGTATGCACCTAATACTTTTAGAAATTTAACCTATACAGATGGTACTTTTTATGTAACAGATAAGTGGAACGAATTGTACATCGGTATTTTTAGAGCAAATCAAGTAATAGAAAATATCAATAAAGTTGATGGAAGTTCTTTTACAGGAAATGCTAAAAAAGAAATAGAAGCACAAGCTAGATTTTTAAGAGCTTATTTTTATTTTGAATTAGCGAATACTTACGGAGGAGCAGTTATACAGACAAAAATTGCAGAAACCACAGATGATTTAAAACAACCTTTTTCTACTATTGCAGAGGTGAATACCAATGTAATTATTCCAGACTTAATGTTTGCAAAAGAGAATTTGCCTTTAGAGTGGACTTCGGATAGTGATTTAGGTAGAGCAACTCAAGGAGCTGCTAAAAGTTTATTAGGAAAAGTTTACCTGTACGATCAAGAATGGGGAATGGCAGCTACTCAATTTAAAGAAGTAATTGATTCTCAGGTATACACGTTAGTACCAGATATTTTAGACAACTATACAGATCTTAATGAGTTTAATTCAGAATCTATTTTTGAAGTTAGTTTTTCTACAGCAGTTGCCCCTGGGGTAAATGGAGCAATTGTAGATAACAGTCCGTCAGAAAATGGAGCAGAGGCAAGTGCTTTGGCTAGACCTTTAGGTCAGTTAAATTTTGGAGGATATAACACTGTTTTACCTTCGTATTTTTTACATGAGTTATTTGTGAATGATGAAATTGACCCATCAAATCCTGTGAATGATGGAAATTCACAATCAAAAAGAATGGGAGGAAGTATTGTTCCAATTGATGGTGATGGAACTTATTATAATTTACCAATCGGAGACAAAGCTGGATGGTCTTTTGGTCAAAGTTCTTATGTGAAAAAGTATACAAATTGGTATAATTCAGATAGTGAAGATGTAAACAGTAGATCTGGAATTAATTTTAGAGCAATTCGTTTAGCAGATGTGTATTTAATGTATGCAGAAGCAGTTTTGATGGATACTGGAGATTTTAATACGGCAATTACTTATATAGATAAAGTGAGATCAAGAGCTGGAGTAAAAACATTAGCACAGTACATGAGTGATAATGCAGGACAATTCCCTCAACTACATGTGAGTAAACAAGTACATGGATCACAACCTTTAGTAACTCCAAGTGTACAAACAGTATTAACTCATATTCAAAGAGTAGAAAGACCTTTAGAACTTTGTTTCGAAGGACAGCGTTGGAAAGATTTGGTAAGATGGGGAATTGTACAACAAGTATTTACTGAGTTAAGAGCTGATGAAGTTTGGAGACAGAATAATTTAGATTTAACTGGTCAAGGAGAAGCTCCAATTTTTATTAACGAAAGAATTAGACCTGATTTCATTATTGCTAGTTCAATATACGATTCAGCACAACACGATTATTTTCCAATACCTACATTGGAGGTTCAAGCAAACGATAACGTTAAATAATACATAAAATATAAATTATGAATTCAATATATAGATATAAACTGTTATTCATACTCGCATTTGTTTTTGCTGCGTGTAATGATGATCAAAGTAGCGACTTAATTGAGGCTAACGATAGAGAAATTATGACCAATCAAATGCATTTTGGAAACAAAGTGGAAGTTAATGGGTCAATTACCTTTGGAGATGTATCTTCAGGGGTTGAGTCTAGAAAGTGGACTTTTCCAGAAGGTGTTGTTGATATTGTAGATTCTGATGACGATGTAACCTCTACAAAAAACACTGTAAAAGCTATCTTTAAAAAGACAGGACAACACAATGTTGCTTTACATCAAGTTTTTAAAGGAGATGCATACGACGGAACTACTTTAAAAGGAAAAGTACTAGATACAATAATAGCTGTAAATGTATTAAAGCCAGTATCGGTTTCATTAGAAGGGTATAAATTGAATTCTGATGGTTCTTTAGGAGATGCATTAGTGATGAGTGATGGAGCTTTGAATGAAATTACTGCAAGTTACTCAGTAAGATTTATCTATACTGTAGAAGGTCAACCAGAAGAGTTTACTTGGGACTTAGATAATGGAGGAGTTGTAGTTACTACAGACGAAAACAATCAAACTACCGATGTAAAATACTCTAAAATGGGTGATTTTAACTTGTCTTTTGGAGCTTCTAGAGAAAGACCTGCGGGAGGTAATATGGTTAGTTATACAGATTTAATTAGAGTAGTTCCATCTACAGATCCAGTTGTATTAGAGAATACATATAACAGAGATGGAAAAATTGTATTAGACTTTAGTAGAGAAATGGATGCTAGTAAATTAAATCCAAATGACTTCTCTGTTAATATAACAACATTTGGTGGGGCTACAATCACGCCGAGTATTAACACTGTAACATTAGATCCTACAGATGGAGATTTAGTGATTGTTGAATTGAATGGAGAAACAGTTTATACAGATGATCAGGCTACTATTACTTATACTAAAGGTACTTTAGCTACTTCAGATGGTGTTGATGCAGATACTTTTATGAATGTAAGTGTTACTACTCAATATCCAAATGTTTTAGAGACTTCTTCTTATGATTATGGTTTCGAGAATAGCACAAATGCAAATTGGAAATATTTAGGATGGGGTGCACCGTTTGACGGATATACCTTAGATGTTAACGGTACACAAGTTCATTCTGGTACTAAGAGTGCTCATGTGACTATGAATGCTGGTGGTGGAATGATTGTAGGTCACAAAGATAATAGTAACGCAAATATTACTTTCCCTGTAGAGGGTGGAGAAACTTACGAGGTTGGAGTTTGGGTCTACTTAGAGCAAGTAGGTGCTTCTACAAACTTAACACCAGACCTTAGATTGTTTAGCGTTCCAAACACAGATTGGGGAGTTGCAGCAGTACATACATTTACAGATACGTTTACAACAGGACAATGGGTGTATGGAAAGGTTTTAGTTAAATTCGATGCATCTGCAACAGAGAGTAGGTTTGCAATCCGTGGATATAATAAAGACAATACTACAATAACCTCATTCTATATGGATGATTTTACAGTACGTAAAGTGAATATAAGACCATAGTAAATTACATTAAGTTAGTTGTTTTTAAGCCAGAGAATTTTAATTCTCTGGCTTTTTTGTTGAGTATAAAGTTCAAAATGAATTTAGCTATTGTTTTTAAGCTTCAGTTATATATTAAAATAGGTTGGGAAATATATTTTAAACAAATCAAGGTAAGTTTAGTCTGTTTTTGTTGTTTCTTAAGTGTTGGTAGTTAGTAATTTGAGTGTGTGTTTCTTATACGGTAGTAGGTTTTTGTTTAGTTTAAATTCAGTTGAAAATTAGACTATTAACCAAATGTTCAGTTCTAGTCAAGTAGTATTTAAAGGATTGTTTCTTTTTTCTAGTCAATTTTGATGTATTCAAAATATTTACAAACTAAAACTATATAATAATGAAAAAATTACTACTATTATTGTCAATAACTCCGTTTTTAGGATTTGGTCAAAATGTGATCAATGTAACAAACGGAGATTTCGAAACCACTTCGGCTGGGGTTCCTTCTGGTTGGACCGAAGATTTAGGAACGTTAACAGACGGTGATGCTTATGAAGGAAGCAATGGAGCCTTGTTAACTAGTGGGAGTCCTAATGGTAACATTGTAAATGATGCTACTTATACTTTAACAGGTAATCTTCCAACTTATTTAACTGTAAGGGTAAAACCAACAGCAAACAATGACAGGTCAGCTTTAAGATTAATGAGTTCAGATGGAACTACAACACTTGGTGGAGGTCAGGCCGTAGTTTGGAACAGTTTAGAATATGTAGATTCTTGGCATAAGATTTTAATGGCTCAATACGCACCAACAAGTGATGTAGATGTTAAAGTTCGTATTGACAATCCAATCGCAGGTGATTTAGTTCACTATGATGATGTTGAGCTTGTTCAAAATCCATTAACGGTAAACGGAGATATGGAAATTGATTTTATGGCAAACTCATCAAGTACTCCACAAACTCAAATCTATCAGAAATTTGGGATTAATCCAATGAATAAAGAGACTACTATTAAACGAAATGGGAACAATTCTATAAAATGTACAACAGTACAAGCAAGTGCTTATTTTAATCAAGCTCTTAATTATCAGTATGTAAGAGAGTCTGAGGTTATGAATTACGAAGGGTCTATATGGGTAAAATTAGATGCCGCATCTCCTGCGGCAGATTTTTATGCAGAGTTGTGGGTAGATGGTGTAAAAGAGGCTACAGGGAATACAGTTCATATAGATTATAGTACTGAAACAGGATGGGTAGAAGTTAAAACACCTGTTGTTACCTCAAATGATACTCCTTCAGGTTTTGGTACAGTATTTCTAAGATTAAATTGTGTGAATGATGGAGATTCAAGAGCTGTATTTTATTTAGATGATTATACATTAACTAAGGCTCCCGACATTAGTTTGTCAATAGATGCTAACGATACTATTGTGAATAACTTTGAAGTTACAAAACAAGGAGTGACTTTAAAAGATATTTCAGGGACTATTCAAGTAATAGATTGTTTTGGAAGGGTACAGGTGTCTAAACAATTAAATTCTCAAGAAACACTTCAATACAATTTTGAAAGCGCAACTGTTTACATTGTTAAGTTTATTGCAGATAGTAAAGTAGCTACCCAAAAAATAATTTTTGAATAAAAATTAAAAGAACTCTCTATATGAAAATTAACAAGATTTTTACAGCGGTATTTTTAAGTGTTCTTTTTATAAATACTGGGTATTCTCAAAATATAAAAGTAGATGTCAATCTAAATATAAAACATTCAGTAGAAGGTGTTTCTGATTTTGGTAGAGAACGTCACATGACAGTTCATTCCACTCCTACAGAAGTTGATTGGGTGGGTGAAGAAGATAAATTGAATTATTTAATCAATGATTTAGATGTGTATTTTGGTAGAGATAACGGATCGGCAACATGGAAGTTTCAAGATACTCCAGAGGATCCTGATAGAACTTCAAAGCCAGATGTTGATGAAATGCAAAATAGGGCTAATTATTTAAAGAATTTGTATGACCAAAAGTACTTGGCACATCAATATGAAAATAAAGGAGCCATGATTATGGGAATCAACCCTCATCCTATTTATCCAACATTAAATTGGTATGAAAGAGGTAGGACTTGGCATGGATGGCAGCCATGGGAACTTGATACTTCTGTAGAATGGATTGTTGAATACTTAGATAAGTATTTTGAGAAAAATGAAGGAGAATCTGGAGAGCCTTTACCAACGTAC
Above is a genomic segment from Wenyingzhuangia fucanilytica containing:
- a CDS encoding SusC/RagA family TonB-linked outer membrane protein; the encoded protein is MTCIMLLCSIGIVHAQQTVTIKGVIKGDGEPLLGASVLVVGTNNGTVSDFDGNYQLTAVSGQKISITYLGFVGKVITMPENNTTLNIVLEKDATQLDEVVVVGYGSQKKKEVTGAVVNIDSEVISKTPTSDVGSALQGQIAGVDVQTSGGSPGSPANIQIRGLGSISPNALGPLYVVDGVPYQGNPNIAPEQIQSIDVLKDGASAAIYGTRASNGVILITTKKGEEGKMKVSFSTYTGIQNITSGTPLMNTTQQLYENQKASEAKGIDSPILRFNSQGLDNNSDFVGDVQNNNAVMSNYNLNVSGGTKYLTLSLNTNYFTQDGVLINSGFNRLSNRITGEYKKGKFKAFATIGFRQDNKETEPWGLYEYAIAQGPYQASLSSLESRGDNAVQIPVQNAIQYSYLSQLLQNENKTKTTATNIAVNLEYEILKGLKYKINLGSNNSNYVNTFYKPQYIVYDLTGNINPGASRPNAFLNENYNWQERQTVENILNYSRSFGKNNFNLLGVISYEKYDYKQVGVGVMYSADANSALQTLGSGSESIAPSSTNNTSTLTGKLVRFQYNYDSKYLFSASVRRDGSSKFSPKNRYGTFPAVSLGWNIDKEDFMSNIKSISGLKLRASWAEVGNQNIGNYAFTPTIETGVNYVFNTGASEELNNGFIQRRYVDPNIKWETTISKNIGLDLGMFKNRLNVNLDLYENDKKDMLLQERLTPSSGTYQPRADGVYDVRVTNAGSMSNKGVELGVQYRDETNYGLKYTLNGTFTKNVNTVTDLNGVDRGYANGRPVLSRGTNVDYTTYLAEGYRAGSFFLVQHDGIIKTQDQLTAYQAIDNSAQLGDMMYKDVNGDNKIDDNDRVYSGSGQAKFNVGFNINLDYRNFDFTAQTYFSYGAKVYNGSKLYAYQAGRHLDLYNMWTPQNPTSDVPTDRQNAFANSIRARSDYFLEDGTYFRIRNLTLGYTVPKTKERAKIEKARVYLTAVNPFTFTKYKGYNPDIGGDGIFTRGVDVGNYPFTRQFMLGLQLDF
- a CDS encoding RagB/SusD family nutrient uptake outer membrane protein: MKYIKNIILLTSTLLFVGCDESSFLEEINPNATTSAIFWETESQFNTGLTTVYGALQFQSVSGSGMQYEMVRADIAGTESWYAPNTFRNLTYTDGTFYVTDKWNELYIGIFRANQVIENINKVDGSSFTGNAKKEIEAQARFLRAYFYFELANTYGGAVIQTKIAETTDDLKQPFSTIAEVNTNVIIPDLMFAKENLPLEWTSDSDLGRATQGAAKSLLGKVYLYDQEWGMAATQFKEVIDSQVYTLVPDILDNYTDLNEFNSESIFEVSFSTAVAPGVNGAIVDNSPSENGAEASALARPLGQLNFGGYNTVLPSYFLHELFVNDEIDPSNPVNDGNSQSKRMGGSIVPIDGDGTYYNLPIGDKAGWSFGQSSYVKKYTNWYNSDSEDVNSRSGINFRAIRLADVYLMYAEAVLMDTGDFNTAITYIDKVRSRAGVKTLAQYMSDNAGQFPQLHVSKQVHGSQPLVTPSVQTVLTHIQRVERPLELCFEGQRWKDLVRWGIVQQVFTELRADEVWRQNNLDLTGQGEAPIFINERIRPDFIIASSIYDSAQHDYFPIPTLEVQANDNVK
- a CDS encoding T9SS type A sorting domain-containing protein; this translates as MKKLLLLLSITPFLGFGQNVINVTNGDFETTSAGVPSGWTEDLGTLTDGDAYEGSNGALLTSGSPNGNIVNDATYTLTGNLPTYLTVRVKPTANNDRSALRLMSSDGTTTLGGGQAVVWNSLEYVDSWHKILMAQYAPTSDVDVKVRIDNPIAGDLVHYDDVELVQNPLTVNGDMEIDFMANSSSTPQTQIYQKFGINPMNKETTIKRNGNNSIKCTTVQASAYFNQALNYQYVRESEVMNYEGSIWVKLDAASPAADFYAELWVDGVKEATGNTVHIDYSTETGWVEVKTPVVTSNDTPSGFGTVFLRLNCVNDGDSRAVFYLDDYTLTKAPDISLSIDANDTIVNNFEVTKQGVTLKDISGTIQVIDCFGRVQVSKQLNSQETLQYNFESATVYIVKFIADSKVATQKIIFE